In Nitrososphaerota archaeon, a genomic segment contains:
- a CDS encoding thiamine-phosphate synthase family protein, producing the protein MNPPDEIMVKFFLPNIRGLLAHKLKEKNFSQCKIAQFLGVSQASISYMFSKNQEYFYLNLKKIGLNENEIKNLIDLIIEDCIARGSMEGFYTLYSFWKNLLSSGKLCEFHKRMFPTLGNCDLCIILFKREEIDGEKQRILKELEKAITLIENDPYFTLIMPEVAVNIVMAIDNAKTKFDVAAIPGRIVKVKNKAKALMKPEFGASNHMAKVLLLVMSFNPSIKAAINIKYDSKIESIIKNMGVKYAFTSIKNKINVLEKEDIILNSIASILKKNKFCDIIIDKGGYGIEPITYIFGKDAVSVAKIAIEIAKRYSEILINLSSI; encoded by the coding sequence ATGAATCCACCTGATGAAATAATGGTAAAATTTTTCCTTCCTAATATTAGAGGATTATTAGCCCATAAATTAAAAGAAAAAAATTTTAGTCAATGTAAAATAGCGCAATTTCTTGGCGTATCTCAAGCATCTATAAGCTATATGTTTTCAAAGAATCAAGAATATTTTTACTTAAATCTTAAAAAAATTGGTTTGAATGAAAATGAAATTAAGAATCTTATTGATTTGATAATTGAAGATTGTATTGCAAGAGGTTCTATGGAGGGATTTTATACTTTATATTCTTTTTGGAAGAATTTACTTTCTTCTGGAAAATTATGTGAATTTCATAAACGTATGTTTCCTACGCTTGGTAATTGTGATTTATGTATTATACTTTTTAAAAGAGAAGAAATTGATGGTGAAAAACAAAGAATATTAAAAGAATTAGAAAAAGCAATTACATTAATAGAAAATGATCCTTATTTTACTTTAATTATGCCTGAAGTGGCTGTTAATATCGTAATGGCTATAGATAATGCTAAAACAAAATTTGATGTTGCTGCAATACCTGGAAGAATAGTCAAAGTAAAAAATAAGGCTAAAGCTTTAATGAAGCCTGAGTTTGGTGCATCAAACCATATGGCCAAAGTTCTTCTTTTAGTAATGAGTTTTAATCCTTCTATTAAAGCTGCAATAAATATAAAATATGATTCTAAAATTGAAAGTATAATAAAAAATATGGGAGTAAAATACGCTTTTACTTCAATAAAAAATAAAATCAATGTTTTAGAAAAAGAGGATATTATATTAAATTCTATAGCTTCTATATTAAAAAAGAATAAATTTTGTGATATCATTATTGATAAAGGCGGTTATGGAATAGAACCTATAACATATATATTTGGTAAGGATGCAGTAAGTGTAGCAAAAATTGCTATAGAAATAGCTAAACGATATTCTGAAATACTTATTAATTTGTCTTCTATTTAG
- a CDS encoding TIGR00269 family protein, which produces MSLKCTICKSSKPVFKRAYSGEILCEKCFSKTFIKRVIKTISRYNMLQYNDKIGVAVSGGKDSLTLLHILYKIEKKFPQSQLFAITIDEGIEGYREESLKIVVDNCKKLGIKHVVSSFKEAYGASLDEMIKISQEKNIFISPCTLCGILRRHLLFHTAKNLNLDVLATAHTLDDIVQTYFLNMLRGDVSIFKRISNEKPKLITPFRLTPEKEVAFYAYLKGYYLQNTLCKYAYSSARNFVRNFLNQYEANYPGALFTALHTFEKFKISKEEDDKKEKCMICGERSSKKICRVCEVLSKLDLRPNF; this is translated from the coding sequence ATGAGTTTAAAATGTACAATTTGTAAATCTTCTAAGCCAGTTTTTAAAAGAGCTTATTCAGGAGAAATACTTTGTGAGAAATGTTTCTCAAAGACTTTTATTAAAAGAGTTATAAAAACGATATCTCGTTACAATATGCTTCAATATAATGATAAAATTGGTGTTGCAGTTTCAGGTGGGAAAGATAGTTTAACATTGCTTCATATTCTTTATAAAATAGAGAAGAAGTTCCCACAATCACAATTATTTGCTATAACAATAGATGAGGGTATAGAAGGATATAGAGAAGAGTCGTTAAAAATAGTTGTTGATAATTGTAAAAAACTTGGAATAAAACATGTGGTATCTTCTTTTAAAGAAGCTTATGGTGCTTCTCTTGATGAAATGATTAAAATTTCTCAAGAAAAAAATATTTTTATTTCTCCATGTACATTATGCGGCATTCTTAGAAGACATTTACTTTTCCATACAGCAAAAAATCTTAATCTAGATGTATTAGCTACAGCGCATACTTTAGATGATATTGTACAAACTTATTTTTTAAATATGTTAAGAGGGGATGTAAGCATTTTTAAAAGAATAAGTAATGAAAAACCTAAACTTATAACTCCTTTTAGATTAACGCCAGAAAAAGAGGTTGCATTTTATGCTTATTTGAAAGGATATTATCTGCAAAATACTCTTTGTAAATATGCATACTCCTCTGCTAGAAATTTTGTAAGGAATTTTTTAAATCAATACGAAGCTAATTATCCGGGAGCATTATTCACAGCTTTACATACTTTTGAAAAATTTAAGATAAGTAAGGAAGAAGATGACAAAAAAGAAAAGTGTATGATATGCGGAGAAAGGAGTAGTAAAAAAATATGTAGAGTATGTGAAGTTTTATCTAAACTTGACCTAAGACCTAATTTTTAA
- a CDS encoding cytosine permease → MKNKFFKIRLPPEWGIEPVPENMKILRFIDISILWFSLAIGLLVIQAGAFLTMSPEYGGFGLNIFEAFLVSLVGSLIGSFILALVGFIGSKYGVTSMVSLRPSFGLLGSYLPSILNVIQLIGWTIFEFIIMGEAATSISKQFIGPFTKYFWITFFAILVYLMTVYGPLIVVRRWLEKFAIWFAIIGGAFLTYQLLSIKSLAIQSSSNVQFNTILLALDLVIAMPISWLPLVSDYNRFSKDTKEGFLGTFISYTIANTWFYLIGAILAVAYPGQSITYSMALIFFGLLALFVILIDEPDNAFADVYSATLSIQNILPKQKQWKIALIITIFSLILAYFIPIIQYEHFLLLIGASFVPIFGILISDFFILNKSNYKKELFYRTNLKINLKAIVSWIVGFLTYYYFAYINIIIGATIPSLIITFLFYLVLNCFRR, encoded by the coding sequence ATGAAAAATAAATTTTTTAAAATAAGACTTCCACCTGAGTGGGGGATTGAACCAGTACCAGAAAATATGAAAATACTTAGATTTATTGATATTTCAATTCTTTGGTTTAGTTTAGCTATAGGACTTTTAGTAATTCAAGCAGGGGCTTTTCTTACAATGTCTCCTGAATATGGAGGTTTTGGCTTAAATATTTTTGAAGCATTTTTAGTATCATTAGTAGGCTCTTTAATTGGAAGTTTTATATTAGCATTAGTAGGTTTTATTGGAAGTAAGTATGGCGTTACTTCAATGGTTAGTTTAAGACCTTCTTTTGGTCTTCTTGGTTCTTACCTTCCATCTATTTTAAATGTAATTCAATTAATTGGATGGACGATTTTTGAATTTATTATTATGGGTGAAGCTGCAACTAGTATTTCTAAACAATTTATTGGCCCATTTACAAAATATTTTTGGATCACATTTTTTGCAATTCTTGTTTATTTAATGACAGTTTATGGACCACTTATTGTAGTAAGAAGATGGCTTGAAAAATTTGCAATATGGTTTGCAATAATTGGAGGAGCATTTCTCACTTATCAATTATTAAGTATAAAATCTTTAGCAATTCAATCTTCAAGCAATGTTCAATTTAATACAATTTTATTAGCTTTAGATTTAGTTATAGCTATGCCTATATCTTGGCTTCCACTTGTTTCTGATTATAATAGATTTTCAAAGGATACAAAAGAAGGTTTTCTTGGGACATTCATAAGTTATACTATAGCGAATACATGGTTTTATTTAATAGGTGCAATATTAGCAGTAGCTTATCCTGGACAATCAATTACTTATTCGATGGCTTTAATATTTTTTGGATTATTGGCTCTTTTTGTAATACTCATAGATGAACCTGATAATGCTTTTGCTGATGTTTATTCAGCAACTCTTTCAATTCAAAATATTCTTCCAAAACAAAAACAATGGAAAATTGCTTTAATTATTACGATATTTAGTTTAATACTTGCATATTTCATTCCAATAATTCAATATGAACATTTTCTCTTATTAATTGGTGCATCATTTGTGCCAATATTTGGTATACTTATTTCAGATTTCTTTATTTTAAATAAATCTAATTATAAAAAAGAACTTTTTTATCGAACAAATTTAAAAATTAACTTAAAAGCAATAGTATCATGGATAGTAGGTTTTTTAACATATTATTATTTTGCTTATATAAACATAATAATTGGTGCAACTATTCCTTCTCTTATAATTACATTCTTATTCTATTTAGTTTTAAATTGTTTTAGGAGATGA